A single region of the Neodiprion pinetum isolate iyNeoPine1 chromosome 5, iyNeoPine1.2, whole genome shotgun sequence genome encodes:
- the LOC124218717 gene encoding ATP-binding cassette sub-family C member 4-like — translation MDVGDRKECRRRKNVEESSNFLSALFFGWTLPIFWKGAKHDLQITDLYDPLKSDESEQLGDHLEREWIKELAKSEATRILNKDGEKKRTRQPSLGWALTRMFWLPYMVQGLFVFFLCVVLYVVEPVLQGWIIEYFDRVESGITRSMALIYAGLLVLVIFVGILIMHHTDLRTQQIGMRVRVACCSLIYRKVLSLDQNAVHNTAAGKVANLISNDVARFDSIFTFLHHFWIMPIQLAITGYVMWLSIGVAALIGIGAMVTQTLLLQGYFSHVGGKLRAKIARKTDERVQQMTELISGIQVVKMYSWEKPFIKMVSKVRDLELKFISYASYLRGFNWSIIMLSGRITLYLTLISFVFNGNTITAETAFVSVGLINALRISCGVYFPLALILAGEAAVSLDRLTEFLLLDEVKCVEKARIACTGNEPGNVDRLEILENGVGIRMDTVAANWIFGNLPPTLSEVSLEVKNRCSCALVGPVGSGKSSLLHLILGELAVGAGKLSFFTGKESEAEITSRDIRVSYASQESWLFSASIRDNILFGLPYEKKRYQEVTEACALLKDFDQLSQGDLSLVGERGASLSGGQRARVNLARAVYRDADLYLLDDPLSAVDSRVGRHLFEKCINGFLKSKTRIIVTHQLQYLEQVDTVIFVNRGTVECQGTFQELSASNFRNLIFENCEKSDDAESTEKVDADATEFETKDVVPGNDEQQLKHTESMQELENIDNEEMATGSISSEVYRGYFFAGGNLCSLAIVVLAFVAGQVAASACDYWMTYWTNQETLKSTLQSNKSVVGDMDYNNSVSQWVDERGLLRQNVGIWVYTACIAGCTIIVVLSNILFVRISMNASRNIHNAMFSNILEATMRFFNTNPSGRILNRFSKDVGAMDEILPKAIMEMIMIFTTVIGSLVMVFIVINWMIIPAIVVGGVFYPMMIYYIKTAQGLKRLEGITKSPVFSLVSSTLDGLVTIRSSGPLVENLLRKEFDRHQDTHTTAWYLTIATSTAFGFALDLISWLFIACVCFSLVLMDDENTSGGLAGLAISQSLILNAMVQEGMRNITIVISQMTSVERLLQYTNLPKEGPFDFDNSPPSNWPSMGSLVFKNVSMTYSIDKPPALKGLNLNIRPGWKVGVVGRTGAGKSSLISALFRLVGDGLDGEIFLDGISTKTIGLNDLRSRISIIPQEPILFSASLRYNLDPFEQYSDAELWNSIREVELGGVISSLDFSLAGGGANFSVGQRQLICLARAILRNNRLLVLDEATANVDPNTDALIQRTIRRRFVDCTVLTVAHRLNTIMDSDRVLVMDGGRIVEFDHPHLLLKNRDGYFLQMVQQTGKTMAEELAKISESAFPETSDIASDVTNDGEKIE, via the exons ATGGACACTGCCAATTTTCTGGAAGGGGGCAAAGCATGATTTACAGATAACAGATTTGTACGATCCCTTGAAATCCGATGAATCTGAACAACTCGGCGATCATCTGGAAAG AGAGTGGATCAAGGAATTGGCTAAATCTGAAGCGACGAGGATCCTGAATAAAGATGGCGAAAAGAAGCGAACGAGGCAACCGAGCCTTGGATGGGCGCTAACGCGGATGTTCTGGCTGCCTTACATGGTTCAAGGGCTGTTCGTTTTCTTCCTCTGCGTGGTTCTGTACGTTGTTGAACCGGTTCTCCAGGGGTGGATCATCGAGTACTTCGATCGGGTCGAAAGTGGCATCACACGAAGCATGGCTCTCATTTACGCCGGACTTTTGGTCCTCGTGATATTCGTCGGCATACTCATCATGCACCACACTGATCTCCGCACACAGCAAATCGGGATGCGCGTCAGGGTTGCCTGCTGTTCTCTGATTTACAGAAAG GTTTTAAGTCTTGATCAAAATGCGGTCCACAACACTGCAGCTGgcaaagttgcaaatttaataAGCAACGACGTGGCTCGATTTGACAGCATTTTTACATTCCTTCATCATTTTTGGATCATGCCAATACAG CTGGCGATAACTGGATACGTGATGTGGCTATCAATTGGCGTCGCCGCGTTGATAGGAATCGGAGCCATGGTGACCCAGACGCTGCTTCTGCAAGGGTATTTCAGTCACGTCGGTGGAAAGTTGAGGGCTAAAATTGCTAGGAAAACAGACGAGAGGGTGCAACAGATGACCGAATTGATTTCTGGAATACAG GTGGTAAAAATGTATTCCTGGGAAAAACCGTTCATCAAAATGGTATCAAAAGTCAGAGATTTGGAGCTGAAATTTATAAGCTACGCTTCGTATTTGAGAGGATTTAATTGGAGCATAATAATGCTGTCGGGAAGAATCACCCTCTACTTGACGCTGAtaagttttgttttcaacgGAAATACGATTACAGCGGAAACGGCTTTCGTTAGCGTTGGTCTGATAAACGCGCTGAGAATATCATGCGGAGTTTACTTTCCCCTGGCGCTCATCCTTGCCGGTGAAGCCGCTGTGTCCTTGGACAGATTAACA GAGTTCTTACTTCTGGACGAAGTTAAATGCGTGGAAAAAGCTCGAATCGCCTGCACCGGAAACGAGCCTGGCAATGTGGATAGATTAGAAATACTTGAAAACGGAGTTGGAATACGGATGGACACGGTCGCGGCGAATTGGATTTTCGGCAACCTTCCTCCAACGCTGTCCGAGGTTTCTCTGGAAGTGAAAAACCGATGTTCGTGCGCGCTTGTCGGACCGGTTGGATCGGGCAAGTCGTCACTGCTGCATCTGATTCTGGGAGAGCTGGCGGTTGGCGCTGGGAAGCTGTCGTTTTTCACTGGGAAAGAAAGTGAAGCCGAAATAACCAGTCGGGATATTCGCGTCTCTTACGCCAGTCAAGAGTCCTGGCTTTTCTCCGCTTCAATACGCGACAACATTCTGTTCGGTCTGCCGTACGAGAAGAAGCGGTACCAAGAG GTGACCGAAGCCTGCGCCCTGCTCAAAGATTTTGACCAACTGTCACAAGGGGATCTGAGTCTTGTCGGCGAGAGGGGAGCTTCTTTGTCAGGAGGTCAGAGGGCTCGAGTGAACTTGGCAAGAGCCGTTTACAGGGACGCCGATCTTTACTTACTCGACGATCCTCTCAGCGCTGTGGATTCTCGAGTTGGTCGTCACCTTTTCGAGAAGTGCATCAATGGTTTCCTAAAGTCGAAAACACGGATCATAGTTACTCATCAGCTTCAATATCTCGAACAAGTCGACACTGTTATTTTCGTTAATCGC GGTACCGTTGAATGCCAAGGAACGTTCCAGGAGTTGAGTGCCTCAAACTTCCGGAATTTGATTTTcgagaattgtgaaaaatccGACGATGCCGAGTCCACGGAAAAAGTGGACGCAGACGCGACAGAATTTGAG ACAAAGGACGTAGTTCCAGGTAACGATGAACAGCAACTAAAACACACCGAGAGTATGCAGGAATTGGAAAACATAGACAATGAGGAAATGGCAACGGGATCAATATCAAGCGAAGTATACCGGGGCTATTTTTTTGCTGGTGGAAATCTGTGCTCACTGGCGATCGTCGTTCTGGCCTTCGTAGCCGGACAAGTGGCGGCCAGTGCATGTGACTATTGGATGACGTATTGGACTAACCAGGAAACTCTCAAATCCACGTTGCAATCTAACAAATCCGTCGTTGGTGACATGGATTACAATAATTCCGTATCGCAGTGGGTCGATGAACGCGGATTGCTGCGACAAAATGTGGGAATTTGGGTCTATACCGCTTGCATCGCCGGATGCACTATCATCGTCGTACTGAGCAACATACTGTTCGTCAGGATCAGCATGAACGCAAGTCGCAATATACACAATGCCATGTTCTCGAACATTTTGGAAGCAACAATGAGGTTCTTCAACACTAATCCATCTG gtAGAATCCTGAACCGATTTTCAAAGGACGTAGGTGCGATGGATGAGATACTACCAAAGGCAATAATGGAGATGATTATGATTTTCACTACAGTGATTGGATCGCTAGTAATGGTATTCATTGTCATCAACTGGATGATCATTCCGGCAATCGTTGTAGGGGGTGTTTTCTATCCCATGATGATTTACTACATTAAAACTGCGCAGGGTCTAAAGAGATTAGAGGGCATCA CGAAGAGCCCCGTTTTTTCGCTCGTCAGTTCAACCCTTGATGGACTGGTAACAATACGAAGCAGCGGACCCTTGGTCGAAAACTTGCTGCGAAAAGAGTTCGACCGTCATCAAGACACGCACACTACCGCTTGGTATCTGACTATTGCCACATCAACTGCCTTCGGTTTTGCCCTTGATTTAATTTCGTGGCTGTTTATCGCTTGCGTTTGCTTCTCGTTGGTTTTGATGGATGATG AAAACACTTCCGGAGGGCTTGCTGGACTTGCTATCTCACAATCACTTATCTTGAATGCTATGGTTCAAGAGGGCATGAGGAACATTACTATCGTAATTTCACAGATGACTTCGGTTGAACGACTGCTACAGTACACCAATCTACCCAAGGAGGGACCATTCGATTTCGACAACTCTCCTCCATCGAATTGGCCTTCGATGGGCTCTCTTGTCTTCAAGAATGTTTCTATGACGTATTCAATCGACAAGCCTCCGGCATTGAAG GGTCTGAACTTGAACATTCGACCCGGCTGGAAAGTGGGAGTTGTGGGAAGAACCGGAGCTGGAAAATCCTCGCTGATTTCCGCGCTGTTTCGTTTGGTTGGAGACGGACTAGATGGGGAAATTTTTCTGGACGGAATAAGCACCAAGACCATTGGGTTGAACGACTTGCGGTCACGGATCTCGATCATTCCCCAGGAGCCAATTCTGTTTTCCGCGAGTCTGCGGTACAATTTGGACCCGTTCGAACAGTATTCGGACGCAGAGCTGTGGAACAGTATTCGGGAAGTGGAACTTGGCGGCGTCATATCTTCCCTCGACTTTTCCCTCGCCGGAGGCGGAGCCAATTTCAGCGTTGGACAACGCCAGCTGATCTGCTTGGCCAGAGCCATCCTCAGGAATAATCGGCTGCTCGTGCTCGACGAAGCTACTGCCAATGTTGATCCCAA CACCGATGCCTTGATACAAAGAACCATCAGACGAAGGTTCGTTGATTGCACCGTGTTGACAGTGGCTCATCGGTTGAACACGATAATGGACAGTGATCGAGTTCTGGTCATGGATGGCGGCCGCATCGTG GAGTTCGACCATCCGCATTTGCTGTTGAAGAATCGCGATGGTTACTTTTTGCAAATGGTTCAACAAACCGGAAAAACGATGGCGGAAGAACTGGCGAAGATTTCTGAAAGCGCATTTCCTGAAACTTCGGACATCGCGAGCGATGTAACAAAtgatggtgaaaaaatagaatga